In Penaeus chinensis breed Huanghai No. 1 chromosome 2, ASM1920278v2, whole genome shotgun sequence, the following proteins share a genomic window:
- the LOC125034871 gene encoding glutamate receptor ionotropic, delta-1-like, producing the protein MSVGMRVCGCRQVRCSYDRGGGRVRAFDRDLVFGLTFKRARTGCLESYSGLRKKWSRCPFVTTCLAKYPSLNVRRSSVFTLEEEVLSSRSTWSRAFCDAYIFVLVKGDALLRHADVSHFHDHDPHSHDPHPYWNYHAFHMVLLLGEGEGALLPSEVAGLYNFRKTENLLVLQRGRGGDILAWTHLPFSRGDASVFLVDTWRAGRFLKGRDLFPEKLDDLQGFPLRVATFEHPPSVVYQHDKYDPRKVLDRLGVDMQIVQTLARARNFSLEFTEVSHDELWGYELPNGTWLGLVGQVFYEKVDIGACNMFLELHRWQQVDYSVPYNFERGCFVAPAPKPLVNWQAPLLPFTGLTWASIAVALAVCGGLLYAVVALSSQPEFSEFRSVVHDYLYILAAFTMRSPHVRPSQPPVRVYVGFVWLFCLIVATAYSANLVAFLSSNQMSAPVDTLEQLSKSGLRIGGVAFWKTQFSASIDPLVRDFSNVLESDVELSSLFDRVEGGEFALIENKQYLELQAGARFTYGSRTTIRIVPECLLPYSIGLAFQKNSPLKRNFDGVILRLFESGVLQKWKEEVVTFYRRQYPSRKLDDEFTNTRGRPLELTQLQGVFFVLGLGYVAAALALAGEAVIHIPRHSVPTHEPPKEGKIDILSCSPDAIRAKDINLKDMS; encoded by the exons atgtctgtgggTATGCGGGTATGCGGGTGTAGGCAGGTCCGATGTAGTTATGACAGGGGTGGTGGACGTGTTCGTGCATTTGACCGTGACTTAGTCTTCGGTTTGACCTTCAAACGAGCTCGAACCGGTTGCCTCGAGAGct ACTCTGGGTTGAGAAAGAAATGGTCTCGCTGTCCCTTCGTTACGACATGCCTTGCTAAATATCCTTCCCTCAATGTACGCCGTTCTTCG GTGTTCACCCTGGAGGAGGAGGTTTTGTCTTCGAGGTCCACGTGGTCGAGGGCTTTCTGCGACGCCTACATCTTCGTCCTGGTCAAGGGAGACGCCCTTTTGCGCCACGCGGATGTCAGTCACTTCCACGACCACGACCCCCACAGCCACGACCCGCATCCTTACTGGAACTACCATGCCTTCCACATGGTTCTTCTTctcggggagggcgagggggcgcTGCTCCCCTCCGAGGTCGCCGGCCTCTACAACTTCAGGAAGACCGAAAACCTTCTCGTCCTCCAGCGCGGGCGAGGGGGCGACATCCTGGCATGGACGCACCTGCCGTTCTCTCGAGGAGACGCCAGTGTGTTCCTCGTTGACACCTGGAGGGCCGGAAGGTTCCTCAAGGGGCGCGACCTCTTCCCGGAGAAGCTGGACGACCTGCAGGGCTTCCCGCTGCGGGTCGCCACCTTCGAGCACCCGCCGAGCGTCGTGTACCAGCACGACAAGTACGATCCGCGGAAGGTGCTGGACCGCCTGGGCGTGGACATGCAGATCGTGCAGACGCTCGCTCGGGCCAGAAACTTCAGCCTGGAGTTCACGGAGGTGAGTCACGACGAGCTGTGGGGCTACGAGCTGCCCAACGGCACGTGGCTGGGCCTCGTGGGGCAGGTGTTCTACGAGAAGGTGGACATCGGCGCCTGCAACATGTTCCTGGAGCTGCACCGCTGGCAGCAGGTCGACTACTCCGTGCCCTACAACTTCGAGCGAGGCTGCTTCGTGGCCCCGGCGCCCAAGCCGCTCGTCAACTGGCAGGCGCCGCTCCTGCCCTTCACCGGCCTCACCTGGGCGTCCATCGCCGTGGCCTTGGCGGTCTGCGGCGGCCTGCTGTACGCGGTGGTGGCGCTGTCCTCGCAGCCGGAATTCTCGGAGTTTCGCAGCGTCGTGCACGACTACCTGTACATCTTGGCGGCCTTCACCATGCGCTCGCCCCACGTACGGCCGTCGCAGCCGCCCGTCCGCGTCTACGTGGGCTTCGTGTGGCTCTTCTGCCTGATCGTGGCCACGGCCTACTCGGCCAACCTCGTGGCCTTCCTGTCCTCCAACCAGATGTCGGCGCCCGTCGACACGCTCGAGCAGCTCTCCAAGAGCGGCCTGAGGATCGGCGGCGTCGCCTTCTGGAAGACCCAGTTCTCAGCGTCCATCGACCCGCTCGTGAGGGACTTCTCGAACGTCCTCGAAAGCGACGTGGAGCTGAGCTCCCTCTTTGACCGCGTCGAGGGCGGCGAATTCGCCCTGATCGAGAACAAGCAGTACCTGGAGCTGCAGGCGGGCGCGCGCTTCACCTACGGCAGCAGAACCACCATCCGCATCGTCCCGGAGTGCCTCCTGCCCTACAGCATCGGCCTCGCCTTCCAGAAGAACTCGCCCCTCAAGAGAAACTTCGACGGCGTGATCCTGCGCCTCTTCGAGTCCGGTGTCCTgcagaagtggaaggaggaggtggtcaCATTCTACCGGCGCCAGTACCCCAGCAGGAAGCTGGACGACGAGTTCACCAACACGCGAGGGAGGCCGCTCGAGCTGACGCAGCTGCAGGGCGTCTTCTTTGTGCTGGGCCTCGGCTACGTAGCGGCCGCCCTGGCGCTGGCGGGAGAGGCGGTC ATCCACATTCCCAGACACAGCGTGCCCACCcacgagccaccgaaagagggtaaaatagatattctcagCTGCTCTCCGGATGCGATACGGGCCAAGGATATTAATCTGAAAGACATGTCTTGA